CTAATGTGCCTTAAGACGTATTTAACTTTAAGTAAATTTTGCGGGTTCATACTCAAGTCTCGATATCCCATTGCAAGTAATAAGATTGCACCACGAGGTTCTCCTGCAAGCTCGCCACAAACACTCACAGGCGTGTGCAAATTCGCTGATTGGTTTGCAATTTTCGCTAACACCCGTAACACCGCGGGATGGAATGAGTCATATAACGATGCAACCCGAGCATTATTTCTGTCTACCGCGAGTAAATATTGGGTCAAGTCGTTGCTGCCTACTGAAAAGAAGTCGACTCTTTGGGCTAGTTCCTGTAATTGAAAGACTGCTGCAGGCACCTCTAACATCACGCCTATACTCGGCTTGTTAATGTCTTTAACGTTATGTTGGGCTTTATACTCTTCATTTACCTCAAAGTAAGCTTGCTTAATGAAGCGTAGAGCTTCATCTACTTCTCCTACATCAGCCACCATGGGTAGCATCAGTTTAAGGTTACCTTTTCCTATATTTGCTTTTATCAACGCCCTGATCTGCACTAAAAAGATTTCTGGATGATCGAGTGTCACTCTAATCCCACGCCATCCAAGAAATGGATTATCCTCAACGATAGGGAAATAAGGGAGTGACTTATCACCACCAATATCTAAGGTGCGGATTGTTACAGGGTCGTTTGGATACAACTCTAAGGCGCGGCGATACAGCGTTGCTTGCTCCGTTTCCGAAGGGAAGTACTCTTTCAACATGAAAGGCAACTCAGTACGATACAAGCCAATACCTGCAGCATGAAGGTGAAGGCCATGTTCAGCTTCAAGCCCTAAGCCACTGTTAAGTAAAAGAGAGAAGGCTACATTATCGAGAGTGTTTGATGGTAAGTGTACTTCTTCAAGTAACTGCGTTTGCATCATCGCTTCTTCATCAAGTAGCTTTTGATACTCACCGATTACCGCGTCAGGTGGTGAAACTAAAACAAAGCCGTTATAGCCATCAACTGCCAGTGTTTTACCCTCAATGTCCATTAAAGGTAACTCTTCTACGCCAAGCACAGCAGGGATCCCCATACCACGCGCCATAATAGCGGCATGTGAATTGGTTGAGCCTTTTACAGAAACAATGGCTTTTAAGTTCTTACGAGGGATGTCGGCTAGCATTGACGCTGTCACTTCATTTGCGATTAAGATAACGTCTTCAGCTACTTTTAGGTGCTCTTCTGTATGATGATGCTTTTTTTGTAGGTTTTTTAGTACTTGGCACCCTAAATCCCACACATCTGTCGCCCGCTGCCTTATGTAATCATCTTCCATTGAAGAAAACTGATCAATAAACTTATTCACGACAATTTTTAACGCACTCATTGCACACCAGCCCATTTTAATGTGTGCAATAACTTCTTTCCCAATACTGGCAGAGTCAAGCATTTGCTGATATATCTCAAAAATATTCAGCGCATCAGAGGGTAAGTGCTCCGACAATTTTCGTGACATTTCTTCAAAGTCATTACGAGTTAATTCAACAGCCTTATAAAAACACTCAATTTCTTCGTCAATGTTGTCTATTTTACTTAACGAGATGCTATCAAAGTCCACCAGCGGCGAATAAATGACGGCCTGCCCCATTGCTACACCAGCAGCACCCGCCACAGCTTTTAAATGAATTGCTTGATGAGTAGATTGTTTGGGGGCAGAAAAGTGGTGTTTCTTGGTTTCAACGTGAGCAAGTACAGATGCAATTTGTGCAGATAATGTAACTAGAAAAGCCTCTTCATCTTCACTAAATACACGCGCTTCTGATTGTTGTAAGGTAATAACACCCAACACTTTTTTATGATGGATAATTGGCACGCCTAAAAACGCACGATATTGCTCTTCGTGCGCTTCGGGATCAGCTTTAAACCGCTCATGTGAGGATGCATCGGCTAGATTTATAGGTTCTTCTCGTTGACCAACCCAGCCTATAACACCTTCAGCAAAACCAACGGTAAGCCGGCCAACCGCATCCGGGCTTAAACCATCAGTGGCCATCAGCATAAAGTGCTGCTGGCTATTATCAGCTAAAAAAACTGAACAGCACTCAGTCGCCATGGCTTGCCTAGTCATGCAAACCATTTTCTCTAATGCTGTATTAAGTTCAGGTTCTCTATTTACTTCCTGAACGATTCTTCGCAAAGTTGTAAGCATAATAGATATTAAAGCAACACACGCTCTCGTTAGCTACCAAGCTGTTCGTGTTACAACATTTGCTTTATCGTTTAAATCTCTTTCCTTCTTTCTTTTGAAATGGCAATGCAATCGGTGCAAATTCTTTCATGACTTTACGGTAAACATCTCGCTTAAATGAAACCACTTGTCTTACAGGATACCAATAACTTACCCAGCGCCAATCATCAAACTCTGGATGGCTAGTATCCAACAAATTTACGTCACTGTCTTTACAGGTAAGTCGTAATAAAAACCACTTTTGTTTTTGACCTATACAAACAGGACTGCTGTCTCTTCTTATTAAGCGTTTTGGTAACTTATATCGAAGCCAATGCTTGGTTGTGCAAAGTATTTCAACATCATCTCGATTTAAGCCCACCTCTTCTTTAAGCTCGCGATACATGGTTTGCTCAGGCGTTTCATCTTTATCTATCCCACCTTGTGGAAACTGCCAAGAGTGCTGACCAAACCGACGAGCCCAAAAAACTTGTCCATGATTATTGCAGATTACAATGCCGACATTCGCTCTGAAGCCTTCGGCATCTATCACGTTAAATCCTAGCAAAACAATCTTTAATGGTAAGATTCAACCATATTCGCTTAGTTTGAGCAACGACAATTTTCTGTATGAATACTTTATACTCAGGTACAACCTTAGACTATCCACACAGACTGTGGATAAATATGTTTAAAAGTTTAACTGGAAAGCGAATTAATTTAGTTATACAACAGCACAAAATGTAGAAAATAAAAATAGACAAATAAATTCAATAACTTACCTTCATACCAATCCGCGTTGCAAAAATAAAACTTGTGGATAACATTGCTTGTATCATTTTTAACCATAACTTTATTCACAGTTTAAAAAGTAATAACTGCTCGAATTGTGAATAAACAATTTCCCTATGATTTAACATTGTCAATGATAGAATACGTATA
This is a stretch of genomic DNA from Flocculibacter collagenilyticus. It encodes these proteins:
- the rppH gene encoding RNA pyrophosphohydrolase — encoded protein: MIDAEGFRANVGIVICNNHGQVFWARRFGQHSWQFPQGGIDKDETPEQTMYRELKEEVGLNRDDVEILCTTKHWLRYKLPKRLIRRDSSPVCIGQKQKWFLLRLTCKDSDVNLLDTSHPEFDDWRWVSYWYPVRQVVSFKRDVYRKVMKEFAPIALPFQKKEGKRFKR
- the ptsP gene encoding phosphoenolpyruvate--protein phosphotransferase: MLTTLRRIVQEVNREPELNTALEKMVCMTRQAMATECCSVFLADNSQQHFMLMATDGLSPDAVGRLTVGFAEGVIGWVGQREEPINLADASSHERFKADPEAHEEQYRAFLGVPIIHHKKVLGVITLQQSEARVFSEDEEAFLVTLSAQIASVLAHVETKKHHFSAPKQSTHQAIHLKAVAGAAGVAMGQAVIYSPLVDFDSISLSKIDNIDEEIECFYKAVELTRNDFEEMSRKLSEHLPSDALNIFEIYQQMLDSASIGKEVIAHIKMGWCAMSALKIVVNKFIDQFSSMEDDYIRQRATDVWDLGCQVLKNLQKKHHHTEEHLKVAEDVILIANEVTASMLADIPRKNLKAIVSVKGSTNSHAAIMARGMGIPAVLGVEELPLMDIEGKTLAVDGYNGFVLVSPPDAVIGEYQKLLDEEAMMQTQLLEEVHLPSNTLDNVAFSLLLNSGLGLEAEHGLHLHAAGIGLYRTELPFMLKEYFPSETEQATLYRRALELYPNDPVTIRTLDIGGDKSLPYFPIVEDNPFLGWRGIRVTLDHPEIFLVQIRALIKANIGKGNLKLMLPMVADVGEVDEALRFIKQAYFEVNEEYKAQHNVKDINKPSIGVMLEVPAAVFQLQELAQRVDFFSVGSNDLTQYLLAVDRNNARVASLYDSFHPAVLRVLAKIANQSANLHTPVSVCGELAGEPRGAILLLAMGYRDLSMNPQNLLKVKYVLRHISVSTMTDILDQCLNASSAHNVKAIMDKVLRAHKMSHLIHAGG